A window of the Tripterygium wilfordii isolate XIE 37 chromosome 12, ASM1340144v1, whole genome shotgun sequence genome harbors these coding sequences:
- the LOC120010217 gene encoding glutathione transferase GST 23-like: MAGEEVKLLGYWLSPYSLLVKWALKLKGIQYQYLEEDIHNKSPLLLQYNPAYKKVPVLVHNTKPLAESLVIVEYIDEVWQHNPLFPKDPYERAKARFWAKFAHEKCVPAMENAFAKQGEEQDKAAAEARELLKTLESGLEGKKFFGGETIGYVDITAGWIAIWATMAEDIAGVNLVDGETMPLLKAWFKNVLEVPTIKSCLPPLDELHDHIKALHKTLTAGSA; this comes from the exons atggcAGGAGAAGAAGTAAAGTTACTTGGGTACTGGTTAAGCCCCTATTCACTCTTAGTCAAGTGGGCTCTGAAGCTGAAGGGGATCCAGTACCAGTACCTGGAAGAAGATATCCACAACAAGAGTCCGCTTCTTTTGCAATATAACCCTGCTTACAAGAAAGTTCCAGTCCTGGTTCACAACACTAAACCCTTGGCGGAATCGCTCGTTATTGTGGAGTATATTGATGAGGTTTGGCAGCATAATCCTCTCTTCCCCAAGGATCCTTATGAAAGGGCTAAGGCACGCTTCTGGGCCAAATTTGCTCATGAGAAG TGTGTACCAGCGATGGAGAATGCTTTTGCCAAGCAAGGGGAGGAGCAGGATAAAGCTGCAGCAGAAGCTCGAGAGCTTCTAAAGACTCTAGAGAGCGGCCTGGAGGGGAAGAAATTCTTTGGAGGTGAAACAATTGGCTATGTAGACATTACAGCAGGTTGGATTGCAATCTGGGCAACAATGGCTGAGGATATTGCAGGTGTGAATTTGGTTGATGGGGAGACCATGCCCCTGCTCAAAGCTTGGTTTAAGAATGTTCTTGAAGTTCCTACCATCAAATCATGCCTACCGCCTTTGGATGAATTGCATGACCACATCAAAGCCTTGCACAAGACCCTTACTGCTGGATCAGCCTGA
- the LOC120010120 gene encoding RING-H2 finger protein ATL11-like: protein MERQNIHHSRSISSTFYLKLLLLLLYGLPYGTAQPSRTNPATPPNDFSFGQRFNPSLAIVMMVIVSIFFLLGFISVYIRQCGGARYGRPNLDPNGLGGNGRRSRAVRGLDPEVISTFPTFVYSAVKGLKIGNGSLECAVCINEFEDDETLRLIPKCSHAFHPECIDAWLGSHVTCPVCRANLVPKPGEVDNSTVHMFGPDRILDPQSDVSIHVAEDNADRGLSMQPPELNMINPTIHNRPPRSKSTGWRLTSLFPRSHSTGHSLVQAGDNHERFTLRLPVDLRNQLINSTLNRSKSCVGFPRAQSSKKGFRSASTGRSVSGRNYFQYERFGQEGRPDRWVFTPTPPFLTRAGSVRSNATPPNNLAKSVRLSIDDNEIGERSSDRLRPDSEV from the coding sequence ATGGAGAGACAGAACATTCATCACAGCCGTTCAATTTCCTCCACCTTCTATCTTAAGCTACTTCTACTTCTTCTCTATGGCTTACCGTACGGTACAGCACAGCCATCAAGGACGAATCCGGCGACGCCTCCTAATGACTTCTCGTTTGGGCAGAGATTCAACCCGTCGTTGGCGATCGTCATGATGGTTATCGTCAGTATCTTCTTCTTGCTGGGCTTCATATCCGTCTATATCCGCCAGTGCGGAGGGGCCCGTTATGGCCGGCCCAATCTCGATCCCAACGGTTTAGGCGGGAACGGCAGACGGTCACGTGCGGTACGTGGGCTTGACCCGGAAGTCATCTCGACGTTCCCTACGTTCGTTTACTCCGCCGTGAAGGGACTGAAGATCGGTAACGGCTCGCTTGAATGTGCGGTGTGTATAAACGAGTTTGAGGACGATGAAACGCTGCGTTTGATTCCTAAGTGCAGTCACGCCTTTCACCCAGAATGCATCGATGCCTGGCTGGGATCTCACGTCACCTGCCCGGTTTGCCGAGCCAACTTGGTGCCTAAACCGGGTGAGGTAGATAACAGTACGGTTCATATGTTTGGACCAGACCGCATTTTGGACCCTCAATCCGATGTCTCAATCCACGTGGCAGAGGATAATGCAGATAGAGGGTTGAGTATGCAACCTCCGGAGTTGAATATGATTAATCCAACGATCCACAATAGGCCACCAAGGTCAAAGTCAACAGGGTGGCGGTTGACTAGTTTATTTCCACGGTCTCATTCGACCGGTCATTCACTGGTCCAAGCAGGTGATAACCACGAGCGGTTCACACTAAGATTACCAGTCGATTTACGGAATCAGCTAATAAACTCGACACTGAACCGGTCTAAGAGTTGCGTGGGGTTTCCAAGAGcacaaagttcaaagaagggaTTTAGGAGTGCAAGTACTGGAAGGAGTGTAAGTGGAAGGAATTATTTTCAATACGAGCGGTTTGGGCAGGAGGGGCGGCCGGACCGGTGGGTGTTCACTCCCACCCCACCATTTTTAACAAGAGCCGGTTCCGTTCGGTCTAATGCAACCCCACCAAATAATCTAGCCAAATCTGTTAGATTGTCAATTGATGACAACGAGATTGGGGAACGGTCGTCTGATAGGTTAAGACCTGATAGTGAAGTTTAA